From Glycine soja cultivar W05 chromosome 4, ASM419377v2, whole genome shotgun sequence, the proteins below share one genomic window:
- the LOC114409816 gene encoding protein DSS1 HOMOLOG ON CHROMOSOME V-like, giving the protein MATEPKAATEDVKIDLFEDDDEFEEFEINEEWDDKEEGKEVTQQWEDDWDDDDVSDDFSLQLRRELESNTEKN; this is encoded by the exons ATGGCCACCGAACCAAAAGCAGCCACTGAGGACGTCAAGATTGATCTCTTCGAAGACGATGACGAATTTGAAGAGTTTGAAATCAACGAAG AGTGGGATGACAAGGAGGAAGGGAAAGAAGTGACTCAACAGTGGGAGGATGATTGGGATGACGATGATGTTAGTGATGATTTCTCTCTTCAGTTGAGAAGGGAGTTGGAGAGCAACACCGAGAAGAACTAA
- the LOC114410858 gene encoding RING-H2 finger protein ATL56-like, translated as MEIVISLIILFVGIAILVVIHVCVVGRAFRGNNNEEEEEGTHRSINAMKRMFGGDSVGDLKNLPCFPYEEPKESTKGCCGLVDCAVCLENFKVGDVCRLLPNCSHSFHVQCIDSWILQTPVCPICRTWVHSPVVREQSAVSESLEIVTE; from the coding sequence ATGGAAATTGTGATTTCCTTGATCATACTCTTTGTGGGGATAGCAATTTTGGTGGTCATCCATGTCTGCGTCGTGGGGAGGGCCTTCAGAGGGAACaacaacgaagaagaagaagaaggtacTCATCGCAGCATCAATGCCATGAAGAGAATGTTTGGCGGCGACAGCGTTGGTGACCTGAAAAACCTTCCTTGCTTTCCTTATGAAGAGCCAAAAGAGAGTACTAAAGGGTGTTGTGGCCTAGTGGATTGTGCTGTTTGCTTGGAGAATTTCAAGGTTGGTGATGTGTGCAGATTATTGCCCAATTGCAGCCACAGCTTCCATGTGCAGTGTATAGACTCATGGATACTGCAGACACCCGTTTGTCCCATTTGTAGAACATGGGTTCATTCACCAGTTGTGAGGGAACAAAGTGCTGTTTCTGAAAGTTTAGAAATTGTAACGGAATAG